From Triticum urartu cultivar G1812 chromosome 2, Tu2.1, whole genome shotgun sequence, a single genomic window includes:
- the LOC125540825 gene encoding two-component response regulator ORR42-like: MELKAKGSTSIKALLVEDIGVCRLVLSTILLRLHCEVILAMNGKEAVDLFLAGKKFDIVLFDKNMPIMTGPEAIVKIRAMGETNVKMVGVSADNHAMEAFMSAGADLFVPKPMRMEALGPIIQEVINKKKSEMV, from the exons ATGGAGCTCAAGGCCAAAGGATCCACCTCTATCAAGGCACTACTTGTAGAGGACATTGGAGTTTGTAGGTTGGTCCTCTCAACAATTCTGCTCAGACTTCACTGTGAGGTTATTCTAGCCATGAATGGGAAGGAAGCTGTTGATTTGTTCCTTGCGGGGAAAAAGTTTGACATTGTTTTGTTCGATAAGAATATGCCTATCATGACTGGTCCAGAG GCAATTGTGAAGATTCGTGCTATGGGGGAAACTAATGTGAAGATGGTTGGGGTTTCTGCCGATAACCATGCCATGGAGGCGTTCATGAGTGCTGGTGCTGATTTATTTGTGCCCAAACCAATGAGGATGGAGGCTCTTGGCCCTATCATTCAGGAGGtcatcaacaagaagaagagtgagaTGGTCTAG